ctccagagcccagctgggatGGCAGTCACAGACTCCCTTCCCATCTGCTCACAAAAGGGATCAGCAACAGGGAATAATACCTGAACTGGAACTCTATCCCCTAGAAATCCAGTTTCCAGGGACCTTTGAAGTGGGAGAGGGCAAACATCTTGTAGCAGGTTTGGGAACAGAGCTGTAAGAATCGTATTTCTCATAAAGCTGAATTCTAGTTATGTACAAAATTTAGGCACACTGTAAAATTAAAGCTGCTTCAGAGATACTTTGAAATAATGTTCTATATAGTCTAAAATACAACTCTCCCACAGAATTCCTTAACAATGACATTGGCATTTTCAGTGACAGTGACTTTCAAACATTTGGCAACGGCCAATAAGTTTGGAACATTTTTTTGCTGGTCAGTCCACTGATAAACAAAACAGAGTGCATCATTGAAAAGCTTATTTCATCAGCcctgtttttaaaacagttttcaaCCTAAGTTCCGTTGTTCAGTTTTGCTTTGTGATGGTCACGTaaatccatagaatcatagaataacagggttggaagggacctcaggaggtcatctagtccaaacccctgctcaaagcaggaccagtccccagtttttgctccagatccctatcCCAGATGGccgcctcaaggattgaacttacaacgctgggtttagcaggccaatgctcaacccactgagctatcccttcccccaatgATTATGATCAATTACCTCAGTAAATTCATCCTGTTATCTCTGGAGCCAGCATTACTGACTCAGAAAATATCCTGCATACGTTAACTGAAGAACTTTCCTCATTTGTATCTAAGTTTGCTTTAGAGCTGTATAAACCACAGTTTTTACCCTAATAAAATATGAGAGAAAAATCTAGTTGAAAGATGTCTTGTTTCTTTCATTGTATTGGGAAAATATATCTTCAAGAGTGTAGCATATGCAGTCACATCTCTCTTAGCCATGGCTGTGCTGCATACCAAAGCTTGATGGCACTTGTCATCTATTTGCCTCAGTGGCCAATATTTCTACATCCTTTTGGTCTAAATCTCCAGACACAGAATAAGCTGTTGCTCCATTTGTCCAGATCTGCTGTTTTGTGTCAGTATCTCTGGTAAGAGACCTCAGCTGTGTCCTTTTGATTTTCTTTGCTAGTCTAGCAAAGCACAGTAACATTGAACTGAATATCATGGAAAATCCACACAGAATGAATGATGCAGTGTAGCTGCCGGTTGTATCCACCAGCCAACCTATTGGAAAACAAATAATTGTTAAGGTATTTAATACTTTACAAACTCCTTGTACACTACAGCATTCGTACTGAAGTTCTATCACATACACCAGTGACTAAGTGACAAGCATATATAGCTGACACAtcagttaaaatacattttgcctccagggaaagaaaacaaatatcttGCATAATGATCTCATCACACTTAGCTCAAGTTTTTAGAAGCTTTTGTTCAGAACATAACCCCATCACAAAAGGACACTGTGGTTTTCCCTACAATCCTATACAAACATCCTCTAAAAGCATTGATTTAGCTGACAGTCTGCAAATGCGCTCAGAGCCATCATGGGAGTAAATGCTATTCTGTGCATGAGTTCCCCACCCAGAAACTTTGCCTGCGTTTGTGTATCAGTTGAAATGTTCAATTAATATTTTTGCTGTGACAAATCAAATTAAAAAGCATCAAAAGCAGAGGTGAGTTTGAACTTGGAGTAAACAGCAAATACAAACTGAAAGACACATACTGTACTATGTACGAAGACTGTATTATGGCTATTCAAGAAAGGTGAAATGAATCGCTGATCTTCCCACATCACTCAAAATGGATATAAATCCTTTCTGTGGAATGATCAGAACAGCATTGTCCTAATCACTACTTCATTTTTCAAGCCAGAAATTTAAACTAAACTGGCAAGAATCATGGGGttcagatatcatggtgatgatgatggctacttaagaacctgaatagaattgAATAGACTATTGCCAGCCCACACTAAAGAAATTCAACAGTAAACCCCACTGCCTAATCCATGACACATTTCTGAAATGGATGGGTAAAGCTCTCTGGATCCTAAAGTCTATAAAAGAACATCCTTTGATTAAAACTCAAGGGTTATTTAATTTCACAGCAAAAGATACATTTTTTCACTTTTTATATTGCTGAACTACATGAAACAATTAAATAACAATGTGCTGCATTATATCATTGTATGCCCCtgaatttcagtttgtttttagtGTGCAGAATTCACTCcatcaaaatagggcttaagtgggaccCAAGTGGTGTGTAGGTCATGCATTGGCCCTCTGCTCAGGGCTCAAGTAGACTCAAATGCtatttgtttattttcctttctcttttccatCACTTAGTGCTAAGGCCCACATGAATTTTACATAGAATTTAGAAAACAACTAATCCACAGGGATCGTTTCCTCACCAACACAATGAAAACATCAGAGAGAGTTTACTTTGATCAGTCACAAGGGAAGAACACATTGGGACTGTtaataatatttgaaaatgttataaaaatacACAAACTGAAAAGCAAAGTCATACTAAGGTGTTTGCTCTTAACTACCATGGGCAGTACATACCATAGGCTGGGGAAgactatgcctccccaaacagccccgcCCATGTCCGCCCTCAGGCCCCCTTCTGCTTGCCGCTAGTTGGCCctagcccaggcaggctgctcctcttccagGAAGCTGGCTGTGGCTAGGGCAGCCAACCTGTGGCCAGGATTCGGGGGTTGCTGGGGCCACCCAGCTTGGGGGGACCCCCAGCTCTGGAGCTGCACTGCCcggcgctccagggctgggggtgcttgTCAGCGCTCCGGGCAGAGGGGGAGCACATGCTACCCACCCAGCGCTCTGGAGCTGGAGGCACTCAGGCAGCCGGGACTTGCGGGGGAGGTTCTGGGCTTCGGCGGGGGTAGGACAGGTGGGGTCTCAGACAGAACgggtgggctgggccaggggctagcctccctgaaccCATGGCTCACCCACCGCCCATATTAACTACTAATCTCCCCTATTCTCTTCTGGCTTTGTTACCTCCTTACCAATATTGGAGGAggacttttgtttttaatatgggcCAGATGCTCTCATCTGCTCCAAGTGTTTTCTTTTCTCACCAAAATTTGTCATGGGCATCTGTATGGTGGGAGGGTCCcggagcttgggctgcagcctgagtctAAACATCTACAGAGCAATTAAATAGTCCCTTagtctgagccccacaagcccaaatcagctggcatgtGTAGAGGGCTATGTTGCCAGGGCTGAGAAGGGGATGCACCCTGCATGGATGCCCTGACCTCCACAGGATTCATATCAGGATTGTCTGTGGCTCTTCATGCCATTTGGGTGaatgtgatcatgaaatgatggattacatgattctaaggaaaggaaggagggagagcagcagaataaggacaatggacttcacaaaagcagactttaacaaactcagagaactgataggtaaggtcccatgggaagaaaatctaagaggaaaaggagttcaggaaatctggcagtttctcaaagaattaatattaaaggcacaatagctaactatcccaatgcaaaggaaagacagCAAGAGGCCAATATGGTTCTATCAGGAGCTCTTCAGTGACCTGAATATCAACTAGGTATCCTACTAAAAGTGGAAACATAGACAACTTGCTAAGGAGGGATACAAAAGAATAGCAAAGGCATGTAGGGAGTATatcagaaaagctaaggcacaaaatgagttacatctagcgagggacataaaaggcaatagaAAGAGGTTCTAtaatatattaggaacaagaaAAAGATGAATGAAAGTGTAGGTTCTCTACTTAATGGGGAAGGTGAGCTAATAATAGATGACTTCAAGAAGGCTGATATGTTTAATGCCTATCttgcttcaatcttcactaaaaaggcAAACTGTGACCAGATACTTACCACAATAAATATTAACAAACAGGTGGAAGGAACACAAAGCAAAACAGGAAAAGATCAGGTTAAAGACGATTTAGATTTAAATTTGGCTAAATGTAAAcgaatacatctaggaacaaagaatttagGCCATACTTACACGATGGGGGAGTCTATCCTGGGAAactgtgactctgaaaaaaaattagggctcatggtagataatcagctgaacatgaactccctgAGTGACGTTGtaaccaaaagggctaatgcaatccttggatgcagaAACAGACGAATCTCGAGTAGTAGTGAAGAGgtttttttacctctgtatttggcactggtgtgaccacagctggaatattgtgtccagttctggtgtccacagttcaagaaagatattgataaattggagagggatcagagaagagccatgagaatgattaacaGATTAGAAAACTTGCTTTATAGAGACAGATTCAAGAAGCtctatctatttagtttaacaaagagaaggttaagggttgacttgattacagtttacaagtatcagagtagcagccgtgttagtctgtattcgcaaaaagaaaaggagtactagtggcacccttagagactaaccaatttatttgagcataagctttcgtgagctacagctcacttcatcagatgcattccgatgaagtgagctgtagctcacgaaagcttatgctcaaataaattggttagtctctaaggtgccactagtactccttttcagtttacAAGTACTTACACATGGAGACAAATTtttgataatgggttcttcagtccaagagaaaaaaatataacaggatccaatggctggaagctgacaTTAGACATAATCAgacaggaaataatttttttatggtaagggtaattaatcactggaacaatttattaagtgttgtggcagattctccaccactggcaattttaaaatcaagattggatgttttttctaaaagatatggtctaggaattattttggggaaattctatggtttgtgttatacaggaagtcagactagataattataatgatcccttctggccttggaatctatgaatctagataaattagatatattcaagttagcagggcctgatgaaattcatcctagggtacttaaggaaccatctgaaacaatctcagaaccattagcaattacctttgagaactcatggaggatgggtgaggtcacagaagactggagaagggcaaacatagtacctatcttttaaaaaggggaaaaaagaggacctggggaattataggtACCCAGAAATACACTAGAACAAATTatgaaacaatcaatttgcaagcacctagaagataacaggattataaggaatagccaacatgaatttgacaagaataaatcatgccaaatcaatctaatttccttctttgacgggGCTaatggcctagtggatggggggaagctgtaggTGTGATATATGTTGATTTTAGCacggcttttgacatagtcccacatgacattctcataagcacaCTAGGGATATGTGGTCTacattaaattactataaagtgggtgcaaaactggttgaaagacagtaATCAAAGAGTAGTTATAAATGGTTCTTGTCAAAGTAGTGGGGTCCTTGTCCTGTGTCCaatactattaaatattttcattaatgacatggataatagagtggagagtatgcttataaaatttgcagatgacaccaagctggaaggggctACAAGCAAGGACAGGACTAGAATTTGAAACTactttgataaattggagaattggtctgattTCAACAAGATTaaagtcaataaagacaagtgcaaagtactacacttaagaaggcaAAATCAAAGGCACAggtacaaaatagggaataactagctaggcactaatactgctggaaaggatttgagggttacagtggatgacaaattgaatgagagtgaacaatgttttgcatttgtgaaaaaggctaatatgatcctggggtgtattaacaggagtgttgtatgtaagacacaggaggtaaatGTCCTGCTCTATTGAGCACTGGTAagccctcagctggagtactgtgtccagccgggtgccacactttaagaaagatgtggagaaattggagtaagtccagaggtgagcaacaaaaatgataaaagttttaaaaaactagACCTgcgaggaaaggttaaaaaaactgggcatgtttagttttgaggggaaaaaaaaagacggGGGGTGTTCCTGATACCAgtcctcaaatatgttaagggcctTTATAAAGAGGCcagtgatcaattgctctccatgtccactgagggtaggaccaaaagtaatgggtttaatctgcagcaagggagatttaggttagagattaggaaaacatttctaactatatggatagttaagcactggaaaaggcttccaagggaggctgtggaataatCCTCATgattggaggttttaagaacaggttggtcaaacacctgtcagggatgatctaggtttataTGGTCCTCAGCACAAGgggcaggactagatgacctcgggaggtcccttccaaccctacatttctatgattttaggCTCTTTTATTTTCATCCTTTAATGTGTTTTTCCACAAAAGTGAGTAATTTTGATGGCTAGAAGTTAGAGATGGGCAACATTTTCCAGAACTTGATTTTTCAATGACATTTTCCGTCAGTGTTTGAAATTTCTATGAAATATATAGAACAAAATTTCTGCACAAAATTACTTCCCATGTCTGACCAGGTctagataaataataaatatttctgctttCATCAGACGGTAAAGCTGGATTAACAGTATGAACAGGACAGTAAAGTCATCTGTGAACTGACCTGCAACGGGTGGACTCACTAGATAAGGGAGTGCATGAAGAAAATAAACTACTCCTAGGGCTGATGATAAGGAAGCAGTTCCCACTACATCTGCTGTCACGACAGGGATCATTGTAACGTAGGCTCCATCAAAATACCCAAAGGTAAATGAGAATGGCACAAGCATGGGGAAACTTTGGAGAACGGGAAGGAAGAGACAACAGAGGCCATCCATTCCCACAGCAAAGAGGTAGCAAAAATAGCGGTACTTCTTCAGACACCTGtggattttaaaaagaggcaGGATAAGTCAATCATGTGTACTTCCTCTTTGTTTCTGTTCACTTCCAGACCTATTAGTTTACCATATGCAATTAACATACGGTTGTGGCCTGGGATATTCTCTGTTTTAACCTGTTCCCTGTCTTTTCTATGCTGCACAGTTTTAATGTCCAGCTTAACAAACAGCTTTCCAAGTGCAAAACCCAGCCAGTGATGGCTCTAACACTCTGCTGGACTGACAAACCTGGAGAGTGAAGTTCTCTATCTATCCATAAAACACACATTAGGgacagcagtgcaagcttccctatGCTATgaatgtgcctcagttttcttggGGACCACCCTTGATGGGGTGAGGGTAGTTCAACCTCCAGGCCCATTCAACCCTTAGTCTTGGTTTTAAAACTTTGTCTGAATAACGTATACTCTTCTGTATTTATATCTAAGCTCACTATAACTGTTTCTAATATTTTGCAGAAATAAGACAAATGATCTTATTCCCTTTTCTCACTtttactggtataaatcaggactGATGCAATGGAATTAAAAGTgatgtaagtgagagaagaatcaaagCCACAATTCGCATTGACTCAAATATCCAGTGCACTGAATAAGTATGACAACTGAAAGAATAAGTATGTTGACCTTTAGAATAGCCTACTGCCACACTCACCTGATCTTCATCACCAGTGTTATAGAGATTGCATACAACAAAATGTCACAATGGAGTAAAGGTAGCAAAACACGGCTAAGCACTAAAACATCCGGAAATGCAGAAGTTAGAAGTCacatacaaccttaattctgcccttttGTATTTATGCATTACAATACAGTGCCAGATCCTTCATCCCTTTTGTGCCACGACAGCAGCACAAATGAGACAGAAAGGCAGAAGTAGTAGACTCACATCCTCTACTGATCAGGTACAAAGGGTAAAGCTTAATATACACTGAACAGTGAGTTACATTTACACTACAGACAATGGCAACTTTGGGCAAATGTTATTCctttctaaaaatgaaaattaaaagtaTAAGTTAACTCAAAGATGAAAACTAAGGTAAAAAATTAGCATTTCTGAAAGTTGTATAAATACCATAAATTGAGCTGATCTATTGGAAAAACACTACAAGCCATTGTAATGTCCTCAAAATGTACATTAGCAAGCATTACACCTGGCTATCCCACATGCAAAGGCTTATAACTAGTTTGTGGTCTGTCATTACCTTCTGTCTGTCAACCATCCAAAGGTGATATTACCAACGATATCGATGACACCAAGTATGGACATAAGGAAGGCAGCCTGCTGATGATTCACACCAACGCTCAAAGCATAAGGCACTAGGTAGACAAAAAGAGGGCTACAGCCATATGCCATAAATAAAACAGACACTGCTAGCATCATGAAGTCTGGCATCAGTAAGAAGTTGTATTCTTGCCAGGAGCAACAGCACAGACATTCATGGGACCATGGTTTGATTAAAGGTGAACAGATGGACAATTGCTTTAAATCTTGCTTCTGTGCTTCTGAGACATACTCCTGTTCAAGAAACTCAGGAGGGTGTTTATGGTCCTCCTTAAGAGTAATAGGCCTCATCAGGGCACCACAGACacagagatttaaaacaaaaccgcCCAGG
The sequence above is drawn from the Natator depressus isolate rNatDep1 chromosome 7, rNatDep2.hap1, whole genome shotgun sequence genome and encodes:
- the SLC16A12 gene encoding monocarboxylate transporter 12 is translated as MATPKKILLSSPPDGGWGWMIVVGCFLVTICTRAVTRCISIFFVEFQTYFAQDYARTAWIHSITDCATMLCAPLGSFISNHLSCQVGIMLGGLLASAGLILSSFATSLEHLYFSLGVLTGLGFALCYSPAIAMVGKYFNKKKALAYGIAMSGSGIGTFILAPVVQLLIEQFSWRGALLILGGFVLNLCVCGALMRPITLKEDHKHPPEFLEQEYVSEAQKQDLKQLSICSPLIKPWSHECLCCCSWQEYNFLLMPDFMMLAVSVLFMAYGCSPLFVYLVPYALSVGVNHQQAAFLMSILGVIDIVGNITFGWLTDRRCLKKYRYFCYLFAVGMDGLCCLFLPVLQSFPMLVPFSFTFGYFDGAYVTMIPVVTADVVGTASLSSALGVVYFLHALPYLVSPPVAGWLVDTTGSYTASFILCGFSMIFSSMLLCFARLAKKIKRTQLRSLTRDTDTKQQIWTNGATAYSVSGDLDQKDVEILATEANR